CAAGCCGGCTACGAGTGGGTCTCAACACTCACACACCTTCACAACCCAACCAGCAGTATGGTTGGCATGTCATCCGACGACCCCCTATCGTGGTTGGAATCAGAGGGCCAGGCCGATGGCGCGGCCCACTGTCCACGGTGCTTGACGCCCGTGGGAGCCACCTCGCACTGCGAGGGGCTACGCTGAGTGAATAGCCAAGACCACTACAATCCTCGATTCGAGGACTGAAGCCGGGTCAGTAAACCCGCAAGTTCACAGCCGGTGGCGAGCCCGCATTGTGCCGGGCTGTGACGCCCACGGAGGAATCCCACGGCTTTAGCCGTGCGGAGGATGTCAATCGACGAACCAGATACCGGTTCCCGTTACTCGACGAGGTCCTCGAACTCGGGGAGGATCTCGTCGTCGTCTGTGTCTTGGTCACGCGTTGTCTCGCCCCCATCCGAATCCGTCTCCGTCGACTCCGTCTCGTCGTCTTCGTCGTCTTCGTCGTCCTCGATCAGCTCCACTTCGATCACTTCGAGCGGGATGTTTTCGAGGCGCTGACCGATCTCCTTGCGGGCGATTCGGGAGGCGTGTTCTTCGCGCTCGACGTTGAAAACGGTCATCTCGAGTTCGAGCGCGACCAGCGCCTCGTCGGCCGCGATAAACGCCGGGGGGAGCTCCTCCCCCTCTGGCGAGGTTCGCTCGCCCATGTTGATCTCGACGTAGTTGAGGTCAGGGTTCAACATCTCGCCGGTCTTCGAGATGGCGATGCGGATCGCCTCGTCTTCCGTCTCGACGTCGAACACCGGAACGGCAGCCTCGACGACAACCCTGCAGTTCATACGGAAACGTACCGTCGCATACAGTATCAAGGTTCGCCCCAAGCACCCGTCGATCGCGATCCACGAACCGGCTCCGAAAGCCCCAAGCCGTCGCTCTCGAAGGCAGGGACAGATGCACTCCGGCGAACTCGACCTCGAGGCGCTGTCCGGCGGGCTCGATCTCTACCGCACCCTCGAGAGCGGACAGACCTACCTCTGGCGGCGAACCGACGGAGCGATGTACGGCGGCGAGCCGGCACCCGAAGCGTGGTACTACACCGTCGTCGACGGCGCCGTCGTTCGCGTTCGGAGCGAGGACGGCGTCCTCGAGTGGGAGGCCTCGATCGCTGCCGAACCGCTCGTTCGCCGGCTGCTCCGGCTGGACGACGATCTGGAGGCGATCGTCGCGGCCGCGCCCGACGATCCGCTGTTAGACGAGGCTTACGCGGCCTACCGCGGGATGCGACTGATCGACGATCCGCCGTTCGGGACGCTGATCTCGTTTATCTGTTCGGCCCAGATGCGGGTCGATCGCATCCACGACATGGTCTCGGCGCTGGCCCGCGAGTACGGCGAGCCGATCGCGTTCGACGGGCGGACGTACCACGCGTTCCCGACGCCCGAGCGGCTCGCGGCGGCCACAGCGGACGAACTGCGCGAACTCGGGCTCGGGTACCGCGCTCCCTACGTCGTTCGCACCGCGGAGATGGTCGCCGACGGCGAGGCCCACCCCGAGGTGGCTCGCGACCTTGAGTACGAGGACGCCCGCGAATATCTGAAGCGGTTCGTCGGCGTCGGCGACAAGGTCGCGGACTGCGTGTTGCTGTTCTCGCTGGGGTTCGACCAGGCCGTCCCGCTCGATACGTGGCTCAAGACGGCGGTCGAGGAGTACTACCCCGACTGCGACCGGGGGTCGTACGCGGCGACCTCGCGGGCGCTTCGCGAGCGGTTCGGGGGCGAGTACGCGGGCTACGCCCAGACCTACGTTTTCCACCACCTGCGGACGCGGGAGTAAGCCGGCGTTCCGTTCACAACGTTTTCAACGGTTCATTACTCGCGTTGCTCGTAATCCTCCCGCCCGGTAATCGCCCAGTACGCCTGCGAAACGATCGTGATCACGAACACGACGGACAGTCCCGCGGCGACGTACAGCGCGATCGTCTCCCCTAGCAGGTATCGGGTTAGCGCCCAGGCTGCGAGGACGAACAGGATCGCCCCGCCCAGTAATTCGAGCAGCTCCCGGACGGTCGCACGGCTCGTCGAGACGTCGAGATACTCGTCCTCGATGCGTTCGATGGGACCCATCTGCCGGGAGGTTGTCGCCGGAGGGTTCTTTCGGTGTCGCTTCGTCCCGCGAGCGGACGGCTGGATTTTTCCCGGTCGCCGCCGACGCCACGCACATGACGGACCGAACCCGCGCACACGTCTTCGTCACCGGCAACGTACAGGGCGTCTACTACCGCGCGACCACCCGCGACACGGCCCGTGAGGAAGGCGTCGACGGCTGGGTGAAGAACCTCGAGGACGGGCGGGTCGAGGCGGTGTTCGAGGGCCCCGAACCGGCGGTCGAGTCGATGATCGAGTTCTGCCACGAGGGGAGTCCGGCGGCCGACGTCGAGGACGTCGAAGTCGAGTACGAGCAGCCCGAGGGCGAGGACGGGTTCGAGATCCGGTACTAATCAGTCCTCGGTACGGACGTCCGAGCCCGCGGCGTCGAGGGACGCTTCGAGCCACGGCGGCTCCTCGGTGTGAGCCCAGGTGGCCCACTCGGCCTTTTCGCCGGCGTAGTACGCCCGGTAGGCCGCGACGGGATCGCCAGGCCGTTTGTACTCGTCCGGCATCGCCTGCGGGCGCGGCGTCGGCTCGTCGGTGGGAAAGACGATCTCGTCGGGCTCGATCCGTTCGATCACCGTCCAGCTGGCGTGATCGTCGTCTTTCTCGTAGCGCTCGACGAACTCCGCGTTGAGCGCCGCGGCGTGGTCGCGCAGGCGTAGCCAGTTCGCTCGTGACTCGGTCGCCCACTCGGTGACGGGGTGGCCGGTGTGGGTTGGAGCGTAGAGAAACGCCCGCTCGTAGCCGTTCTCGCGGGCCGCGGTACACAGGACCTGCGCGGCCTCGAGCAGCAGCTTGTTGACGTGCTCGTCACAGTGGTAGCGGGCGGCGAGCCGGGAGTCCTCGTCGAGCCAGAAGACGTTCACGACCGGGGTTGGGACCCGACCTGATTGAGCGTTTCGTCCGCAATCTTCAACGGCGCGCCCCGCGAACGCACGGCCATGATCACAGGCGAGCGGATGGCCGCCGTCGACGAGAACGCCGCGGCGCTTGGCGTCTCGCAGAAGCAGCTGATGGAATCCAGCGGCAACGCGGTCGCGCGAGCGGTCCGCGAGACCGCGGAGCCGGGCTCGAGCGTCGCCGTCGTCGCCGGACGCGGAAACAACGGCGGGGACGCGTTCGTCGC
This genomic window from Natronococcus occultus SP4 contains:
- a CDS encoding DUF555 domain-containing protein, yielding MNCRVVVEAAVPVFDVETEDEAIRIAISKTGEMLNPDLNYVEINMGERTSPEGEELPPAFIAADEALVALELEMTVFNVEREEHASRIARKEIGQRLENIPLEVIEVELIEDDEDDEDDETESTETDSDGGETTRDQDTDDDEILPEFEDLVE
- a CDS encoding DNA-3-methyladenine glycosylase family protein; this translates as MHSGELDLEALSGGLDLYRTLESGQTYLWRRTDGAMYGGEPAPEAWYYTVVDGAVVRVRSEDGVLEWEASIAAEPLVRRLLRLDDDLEAIVAAAPDDPLLDEAYAAYRGMRLIDDPPFGTLISFICSAQMRVDRIHDMVSALAREYGEPIAFDGRTYHAFPTPERLAAATADELRELGLGYRAPYVVRTAEMVADGEAHPEVARDLEYEDAREYLKRFVGVGDKVADCVLLFSLGFDQAVPLDTWLKTAVEEYYPDCDRGSYAATSRALRERFGGEYAGYAQTYVFHHLRTRE
- a CDS encoding acylphosphatase, translated to MTDRTRAHVFVTGNVQGVYYRATTRDTAREEGVDGWVKNLEDGRVEAVFEGPEPAVESMIEFCHEGSPAADVEDVEVEYEQPEGEDGFEIRY